A DNA window from Thermodesulfovibrionales bacterium contains the following coding sequences:
- a CDS encoding sulfurtransferase TusA family protein — MGELSSMTPTETLDVLGRVCPYPLVLTKKAVEKMPSGGLLKILCDAPASAEDSLPRYAEKQGYKFESVKLDDKGYWELYIQKS; from the coding sequence ATGGGAGAGTTGAGCAGCATGACACCGACAGAGACCCTCGACGTGCTCGGAAGGGTATGTCCCTATCCCCTGGTTTTGACGAAGAAGGCGGTCGAGAAGATGCCGAGCGGAGGGTTATTGAAGATCCTCTGCGATGCGCCGGCATCGGCGGAAGACTCGCTTCCGAGGTACGCGGAAAAGCAGGGATACAAATTTGAGTCCGTAAAGCTCGACGACAAGGGCTACTGGGAACTCTACATCCAGAAGAGCTAA
- a CDS encoding 4Fe-4S binding protein: protein MYNVVVNAESCTGCEECVNVCPQGVFQMTNAKSDPYQTGECVFCESCLGVCPSNSITITEI, encoded by the coding sequence ATGTACAATGTCGTAGTGAATGCGGAGTCCTGCACGGGTTGTGAAGAGTGCGTGAATGTCTGCCCGCAGGGTGTGTTCCAGATGACGAACGCCAAGTCAGACCCCTATCAGACAGGAGAGTGCGTCTTCTGCGAGAGCTGTCTCGGCGTGTGCCCCTCGAATTCGATAACCATTACCGAGATCTAG